In the genome of Magnolia sinica isolate HGM2019 chromosome 2, MsV1, whole genome shotgun sequence, one region contains:
- the LOC131230494 gene encoding uncharacterized protein LOC131230494, with translation MPKKKPQILKKAMNLLTISIPIHKLRKPINTNLLLFKKTRKIKHLNLLKHHNYYIGAYQFSPPSTPLLNKTPFKKGSRGKLYSMFLLCSCSGNSSGGGEKEEEEEDGYESEDPTVDVGRETEALDSEGEGESVDRRAEKFIERFYEEIRIQRQESVIQYMEMLNRGCG, from the coding sequence ATGCCGAAGAAAAAGCCCCAAATCCTCAAAAAGGCCATGAATCTCCTCACAATCTCCATTCCAATTCACAAACTGAGAAAACCCATCAACACAAATCTCCTCTTATTCAAAAAGACCCGAAAAATCAAGCACCTGAACCTGCTAAAACACCACAACTACTACATTGGAGCATACCAGTTCTCTCCTCCAAGCACTCCTCTTTTAAATAAAACTCCATTCAAGAAGGGAAGCCGCGGGAAGCTCTATTCCATGTTCTTGCTCTGCAGCTGTTCTGGCAATTCGAGCGGAGgaggagaaaaagaagaggaagaggaagatggGTATGAATCAGAAGATCCAACGGTCGATGTTGGAAGAGAAACCGAGGCGTTGGATTCAGAGGGAGAAGGCGAATCGGTGGATAGGAGGGCGGAGAAGTTCATAGAAAGATTTTATGAAGAGATAAGAATCCAAAGGCAGGAGTCGGTTATCCAATACATGGAGATGCTGAATAGAGGCTGTGGCTGA